The Halobacterium litoreum genome includes a region encoding these proteins:
- a CDS encoding segregation and condensation protein A — MIREGSEPEATEPSEKPSGERSEPRGSEGGADERSESADADRDDGLRADGGDVPLDITGHEERKEEREGESDAKQNGAVDGESLLADAPADPEPDPEDDEVEPVELLVQLAKDGEIEPWDIDIVAVTDKFLEAMDEADLRTSGRALFYASVLLRMKSDAMLDDGDDEPEEEAVDDRPPWEAPPDAEGGAPAYDPVNALEAEMDRRLDRKHARGNPETLDELVRDLREAERGSWWKESREYDTSDSPQGFRRGVQELDYHSGDDLRMDDEPTEAEALGTAHEEDIEATIEDVEGALDDQYGAGRTEVLYEEVADAGPSRVQTFLALLFLAHRGAVTLEQDDLFGDLWVCDPDAAATEEPATAD; from the coding sequence ATGATTAGGGAGGGCTCCGAGCCGGAGGCGACGGAGCCCTCCGAAAAGCCGAGCGGCGAGCGCAGTGAGCCGCGAGGCAGTGAGGGCGGCGCGGACGAGCGAAGCGAGTCCGCCGACGCGGACCGAGACGACGGCCTGCGCGCGGACGGCGGCGACGTACCGCTGGACATCACCGGACACGAAGAGCGGAAAGAAGAGCGCGAGGGCGAGAGCGACGCGAAGCAGAACGGGGCTGTAGACGGCGAGTCGCTGCTGGCGGACGCGCCCGCCGACCCGGAGCCGGACCCCGAGGACGACGAGGTGGAGCCGGTCGAACTGCTCGTCCAACTGGCGAAGGACGGCGAGATAGAGCCGTGGGACATCGACATCGTGGCGGTGACGGACAAGTTCCTCGAAGCGATGGACGAGGCGGACCTGCGGACGTCGGGGCGGGCGCTGTTCTACGCGAGCGTCCTGCTGCGGATGAAGAGCGACGCGATGCTGGACGACGGCGACGACGAACCCGAGGAGGAGGCAGTCGACGACCGACCGCCGTGGGAGGCGCCGCCGGACGCCGAGGGCGGCGCACCCGCCTACGACCCGGTGAACGCGCTGGAGGCGGAGATGGACCGCCGCCTCGACCGCAAGCACGCCCGCGGGAACCCGGAGACGCTGGACGAACTGGTGCGTGACCTCCGGGAGGCCGAGCGCGGGTCGTGGTGGAAGGAGTCCCGCGAGTACGACACCTCCGACTCGCCGCAGGGGTTCCGTCGGGGCGTCCAGGAACTGGACTACCACTCGGGGGACGACCTGCGGATGGACGACGAACCGACCGAGGCCGAGGCCCTCGGCACCGCCCACGAGGAGGACATCGAGGCGACCATCGAGGACGTGGAGGGCGCGCTCGACGACCAGTACGGCGCGGGCCGCACGGAAGTCCTCTACGAGGAGGTGGCCGACGCCGGCCCGTCGCGCGTCCAGACGTTCCTCGCGTTGCTGTTTCTCGCGCACCGCGGCGCGGTGACGCTCGAACAGGACGACCTGTTCGGCGACCTCTGGGTGTGTGACCCGGACGCCGCGGCCACCGAAGAACCGGCGACGGCCGACTGA
- a CDS encoding DUF7504 family protein, translating to MGGRIDAEAFSNELAELKRGGCNVLVRSDARGRDPACERLLGAPELDRHHVFLTTASDVDTVLDRHRPRRTDAGSFAVVDATPDTRSVASATPSTAGPTPTPFQTDDDWYEGVDSLTDYETLFDATDRALDRVAAGADGPGEVRLCLDGLDPFLDAAGDDASEERLFRFLHLLTGAVRDVNGMGHAHVSANVDDDVLATFEPLFDATLTIEAAGAGAARQRWRLHDSGRVTDWFQF from the coding sequence ATGGGTGGTCGTATCGACGCGGAGGCGTTCTCGAACGAACTCGCCGAGTTGAAACGCGGCGGCTGTAACGTCCTCGTGCGAAGCGACGCGCGCGGCCGCGACCCCGCCTGCGAGCGCCTGCTCGGCGCACCCGAACTCGACCGCCACCACGTCTTCCTGACGACAGCCTCCGACGTCGACACGGTCCTCGACCGACACCGCCCCCGCCGCACGGACGCCGGCTCGTTCGCCGTCGTGGACGCCACGCCCGACACGCGGAGCGTCGCGTCGGCCACGCCGTCGACAGCCGGCCCGACGCCCACGCCGTTCCAGACCGACGACGACTGGTACGAGGGCGTCGACTCCCTCACCGACTACGAGACGCTGTTCGACGCGACCGACCGCGCGCTCGACCGGGTCGCCGCGGGCGCCGACGGCCCCGGCGAAGTCCGCCTCTGCCTCGACGGCCTCGACCCGTTCCTCGACGCCGCCGGCGACGACGCCTCCGAGGAACGCCTCTTTCGCTTCCTCCACCTGCTCACGGGCGCCGTCCGCGACGTGAACGGGATGGGGCACGCACACGTCTCCGCGAACGTCGACGACGACGTGCTCGCGACGTTCGAACCGCTGTTCGACGCGACGCTCACCATCGAAGCGGCGGGCGCGGGCGCCGCTCGCCAGCGCTGGCGGCTCCACGACTCCGGCCGCGTCACTGACTGGTTCCAGTTCTAG
- the mtnP gene encoding S-methyl-5'-thioadenosine phosphorylase: MIGFIGGSGIYEALPLNDVREEEVTTPYGDPSAPVTVGEFGDTGTEVAFLPRHGEDHQRSPTNLPYKANIYALKQLGVERILASNAVGSLKEDLPPQTLVVPDQIFDRTKHRDSTFFGDGVVVHQPFADPYCPHMVEHLHESAEDATDAETQEGGTYVCIEGPQYSTRAESEFYKAQGWDLVGMTAIPEAKLAREAEMCYATVAGVTDYDVWKEDSEVTLEEVLENAAANETAIKRTVEHAIETLPDERDCDCGHSLEGTVNTPTEAIPEETRERVDVLLGDYL; the protein is encoded by the coding sequence ATGATCGGCTTCATCGGCGGTTCCGGTATCTACGAGGCGCTCCCGCTGAACGACGTGCGCGAGGAAGAAGTGACGACGCCGTACGGTGACCCGAGCGCGCCCGTGACGGTCGGCGAGTTCGGCGACACCGGCACCGAGGTGGCGTTCCTGCCGCGACACGGCGAGGACCACCAGCGCTCCCCGACGAATCTCCCGTACAAGGCGAACATCTACGCGCTCAAGCAACTCGGCGTCGAGCGCATCCTCGCGTCGAACGCGGTGGGCAGCCTCAAGGAGGACCTGCCGCCCCAGACGCTGGTCGTTCCGGACCAGATTTTCGACCGCACGAAACACCGCGACTCGACGTTCTTCGGCGACGGCGTGGTCGTCCACCAGCCGTTCGCGGACCCGTACTGCCCGCACATGGTCGAGCACCTCCACGAGTCCGCCGAGGACGCCACCGACGCGGAAACGCAGGAGGGCGGCACCTACGTCTGCATCGAGGGGCCGCAGTACTCGACGCGCGCCGAGTCGGAGTTCTACAAGGCCCAGGGCTGGGACCTCGTCGGGATGACCGCCATCCCGGAGGCGAAACTCGCGCGCGAAGCCGAGATGTGTTACGCCACCGTCGCGGGCGTCACCGACTACGACGTCTGGAAGGAAGACAGCGAGGTCACGCTCGAAGAGGTCCTAGAGAACGCCGCCGCCAACGAGACCGCCATCAAGCGGACCGTCGAGCACGCCATCGAGACGCTGCCCGACGAGCGCGACTGCGACTGCGGGCACAGCCTCGAAGGCACCGTGAACACGCCGACCGAGGCCATCCCCGAGGAGACCCGCGAGCGAGTCGACGTCCTGCTCGGCGACTACCTCTGA
- a CDS encoding phosphoribosyltransferase translates to MSDLPDDFKCTITNWEYIYGLCRDVSDQVKADEFEPDVVVALARGGWFAGRCMCDFLGLNDLTSLKMEHYVGTAEKSNEPEVRYPMPEGSVEDKDVLIIDDIADTGGSIEHAHEYVADRNANEIRTATLQLLQTSEFEPDFVGERLDQWAWVVYPWNFIEDMVDIISGVMETDGDGPYTKEELRHLLADYHDVERIEMEIAQPDRLDEVLEEMVRRDVLVKAGDAEWKLRVDD, encoded by the coding sequence ATGAGTGACCTCCCGGACGACTTCAAGTGTACTATCACCAACTGGGAGTACATCTACGGACTCTGCCGCGACGTGAGCGACCAGGTCAAGGCCGACGAGTTCGAGCCCGACGTGGTCGTCGCGCTCGCCCGCGGCGGCTGGTTCGCGGGCCGCTGTATGTGTGACTTCCTCGGTCTGAACGACCTCACCAGCCTGAAGATGGAACACTACGTCGGCACCGCCGAGAAATCAAACGAACCCGAAGTCCGGTATCCGATGCCGGAGGGTTCCGTCGAGGACAAGGACGTCCTCATCATCGACGACATCGCCGACACCGGCGGCTCCATCGAGCACGCCCACGAGTACGTCGCCGACCGGAACGCCAACGAGATTCGGACCGCGACGCTCCAACTCCTCCAGACGAGCGAGTTCGAACCCGACTTCGTCGGCGAACGCCTCGACCAGTGGGCGTGGGTCGTCTATCCGTGGAACTTCATCGAGGACATGGTGGACATCATTTCGGGCGTGATGGAGACGGACGGCGACGGCCCGTACACGAAAGAGGAACTGCGCCACCTGCTCGCCGACTACCACGACGTCGAACGCATCGAGATGGAGATAGCCCAACCCGACCGCCTCGACGAAGTCCTCGAGGAGATGGTGCGCCGCGACGTCCTCGTGAAAGCCGGGGACGCCGAGTGGAAGCTGCGCGTCGACGACTAG
- a CDS encoding alpha/beta hydrolase: protein MRPPTRRDALRLAAGGLVALAGCSSNDGGDTTTETTEQTTTTERATTTQTTTAPDAQRETAVRIVTLLADGDYETAHGLLAPSVREQLSVSGLRQAWEQTTGEYGRFSGVSGVERTTAQGYDVLVVRATFEAGVLSVPVTFDGGSVVGLRFVPPESAYSPPAYADQSAFSETDLALSSPACELGATLTTPADGADVGVVLVHGSGPNDRDETIGPNKPLKDLAWGLASEGVAALRYDKRTYACDAATSELGFGALVTDDALTALSRLRSETDVSETAVVGHSLGAYAAPRIAELDGDASAFLLAAPSRPLYAIVPDQVRYLANLDGSVTDAERAQIDAVESTADRLAAGNYEQGGFAWSASFWRDVAGYDPVAAATELDAAVYALQGGRDYQVSPTEDFPAWQEALSNDRTRLYDDLNHLFMPGEGQPNPSEYFRPGNVAESVIADLAGWLTA from the coding sequence ATGCGACCCCCGACTCGCCGCGACGCCCTCCGACTCGCCGCCGGCGGCCTCGTCGCGCTCGCCGGCTGTTCGTCGAACGACGGCGGCGACACGACGACCGAGACGACGGAGCAGACGACCACCACCGAGCGGGCGACGACCACCCAGACGACGACCGCGCCGGACGCCCAGCGCGAGACCGCGGTCCGCATCGTCACTCTGCTCGCGGACGGCGACTACGAGACGGCCCACGGCCTGCTCGCGCCGAGCGTGCGCGAGCAGTTGTCGGTGAGCGGCCTCCGGCAGGCGTGGGAGCAGACGACCGGTGAGTACGGCCGGTTCTCCGGGGTTTCGGGCGTCGAGCGCACGACCGCGCAGGGGTACGACGTGCTGGTGGTGCGCGCGACCTTCGAGGCGGGCGTGCTGTCGGTGCCGGTGACGTTCGACGGCGGTTCCGTCGTCGGTCTCCGGTTCGTGCCGCCGGAGTCGGCGTACTCGCCGCCCGCGTACGCCGACCAGTCGGCGTTCTCCGAGACGGACCTCGCGCTGTCGTCGCCGGCCTGCGAGTTGGGCGCGACGCTCACGACGCCCGCCGACGGCGCCGACGTGGGCGTCGTCCTCGTCCACGGCTCCGGGCCGAACGACCGCGACGAGACCATCGGCCCGAACAAGCCCCTGAAGGACCTCGCGTGGGGGCTGGCGTCGGAGGGCGTCGCCGCCCTGCGGTACGACAAGCGCACGTACGCCTGCGACGCGGCGACCAGCGAACTCGGCTTTGGCGCGCTCGTCACCGACGACGCGCTCACCGCGCTCTCGCGCCTTCGTTCCGAGACGGACGTGAGCGAGACGGCGGTCGTCGGGCACAGCCTCGGCGCGTACGCCGCGCCTCGAATCGCCGAACTCGACGGCGACGCGTCGGCGTTCCTGCTCGCCGCGCCCTCGCGCCCGCTGTACGCAATCGTCCCCGACCAAGTGCGGTACCTCGCGAACCTCGACGGGAGCGTCACCGACGCGGAGCGCGCGCAAATCGACGCCGTCGAGTCGACGGCCGACCGCCTCGCGGCGGGGAACTACGAACAGGGCGGGTTCGCGTGGAGCGCGTCGTTCTGGCGGGACGTCGCCGGCTACGACCCCGTGGCGGCCGCGACCGAACTGGACGCCGCGGTGTACGCCCTGCAGGGCGGCCGCGACTATCAGGTGAGTCCGACCGAGGACTTCCCGGCGTGGCAGGAGGCCCTGTCGAACGACCGCACGCGGCTGTACGACGACCTGAACCACCTGTTCATGCCGGGGGAGGGCCAGCCGAACCCGAGCGAGTACTTCCGCCCGGGGAACGTCGCCGAGTCCGTAATCGCGGACCTCGCCGGCTGGCTGACCGCGTGA
- a CDS encoding universal stress protein translates to MFDAILFPTDGSDGADAALDFVLDVAVAHDATLHLLSVADTSRSAVEQQAEVVETLESNAERVVADAAEQARERGIDATAEVRAGAPHSAICDYATDAGVDVVVMPTRGRRGLERFLLGSTTERVVRRSDVPVLTLRPDAGDADYPFESVLVATDGSDGADAALDRGVAVADAEDAALHLLSVVNVTSLGADVRSDIAVDALEQSANVILDDAAARANGAGVDPATREVAFGSSVHRAILDFVDERDADLVVVGTHGRTGFDRYVLGSVAEYLVRTSPVPVLTVRAPETE, encoded by the coding sequence ATGTTCGACGCGATACTGTTCCCCACCGACGGGAGCGACGGCGCGGACGCCGCACTCGACTTCGTCCTGGACGTGGCGGTCGCCCACGACGCGACCCTGCACCTGTTGAGCGTCGCGGACACCTCCCGCAGCGCGGTCGAACAGCAGGCCGAGGTCGTCGAGACGCTGGAGTCGAACGCCGAGCGCGTGGTGGCGGACGCGGCCGAGCAAGCGCGCGAACGCGGCATCGACGCGACTGCGGAAGTGCGGGCGGGCGCCCCGCACAGCGCCATCTGCGACTACGCGACGGACGCCGGCGTGGACGTGGTGGTGATGCCGACGCGCGGGCGGCGCGGCCTCGAGCGGTTCCTGCTCGGGTCGACGACGGAGCGCGTCGTCAGGCGCTCGGACGTCCCGGTGTTGACGCTCCGCCCGGACGCCGGCGACGCAGACTACCCGTTCGAGTCGGTGCTGGTGGCGACCGACGGGAGCGACGGCGCGGACGCCGCCCTCGACCGGGGCGTCGCGGTGGCGGACGCCGAGGACGCGGCGCTCCACTTGCTGTCGGTCGTGAACGTGACGAGTCTCGGCGCCGACGTGCGAAGCGACATCGCGGTGGACGCCCTCGAACAGAGCGCGAACGTGATTCTCGACGACGCCGCGGCGCGCGCGAACGGCGCGGGCGTCGACCCGGCGACCCGCGAGGTGGCGTTCGGTTCGTCGGTCCACCGCGCGATTCTGGACTTCGTCGACGAGCGCGACGCGGACCTGGTGGTCGTCGGAACGCACGGCCGCACCGGGTTCGACCGGTACGTCCTCGGGAGCGTCGCGGAGTACCTCGTGCGCACCTCGCCGGTGCCCGTGTTGACGGTGCGGGCGCCCGAGACCGAGTGA
- a CDS encoding amphi-Trp domain-containing protein has translation MGELETEIETTRTEAARHLRALADQLDADGDVSLTVGDRQVTLDPTEPVTFKVEGESDYSEGDARAKQSIEVELVWWRDVDSAEAARLDVEPAGE, from the coding sequence ATGGGCGAACTCGAAACCGAAATCGAGACGACGCGCACAGAGGCCGCGAGACACCTCCGAGCGCTCGCCGACCAACTCGACGCTGACGGCGACGTCTCGTTGACAGTCGGCGACCGACAGGTCACCCTCGACCCCACCGAGCCGGTGACGTTCAAGGTGGAAGGCGAGTCCGACTACAGCGAGGGCGACGCGCGGGCGAAACAGAGCATCGAGGTCGAGTTGGTCTGGTGGCGCGACGTCGACAGCGCCGAGGCCGCGCGCCTCGACGTCGAACCCGCGGGGGAGTAA